One genomic region from Haladaptatus caseinilyticus encodes:
- a CDS encoding cation:proton antiporter domain-containing protein: MYPTDTGSVVPPLSGEQLLFLFGQLFVLLFTARVLGETVRYFDYPSVLGELLAGIVLGPSILGTLAPGLFISLFPPHPSQYHLLEAVSWLGLLMLLVITGFETDLDLIASRIGRATSIASTSIVVPFVLGFGVAWVLPSTFLAAEGDRFVFSLFIATALSISAIPVIAKILLDLGIIEREISQLIITSGMIDDTVGWILLAVVAGLARGQGETVITAAGTSIFFLAVFLLLAFTIGLRSVERLIRWVDSTFNSDLALVTTVMILALGVGTLTHALGLEAVLGAFVVGVLVGRVKRFDQEVRHVFEVVTLGIFAPIFFAMAGLRVDLTALADPSVLLVGSLVLGIATIGKFSGAFIGARRVGLSNWEGIAIGAGLNARGALEIIVATVGLSLGVLNGTMYTIIVVIAIVTSLSAPPMLRFALDHVELSEEETRRLRHREREERSFLGTLQRVLLPTRCSVHAQLAAQLLGHLGRNRDLEVTSMYVVRSEPKQTSFYERIRALFSTYGFDTPRTRSNGGDTPSADVGEDTVAESCLDLTTRQLSLPESATSTQIRRTRGPVSEAVVGELHRGYDLLALGMGTGGEARGGRDGSGRPLFELGIEDVLRATPTPIMAVNANIQNERRPLDPVPIRRILVPTVGTEYSRHAAEIAFEIALDCNALVEIVHVVDLRRLRELFVGEADVSDAVDIGAEIVDREATLGQQLGAEVLTDVLVSEQPERTIIERAAANEADLIVLGSELRSLSRRAFFGYPVEYVLKNAPCSVAVVSSR; encoded by the coding sequence GTGTATCCTACCGATACGGGTAGCGTCGTCCCGCCGCTTTCCGGTGAGCAGTTGCTCTTTCTGTTCGGACAGCTATTCGTTCTCCTGTTTACCGCCCGCGTTCTCGGCGAGACCGTGAGATATTTCGACTATCCGTCGGTGCTGGGCGAACTCCTCGCTGGTATCGTCCTCGGGCCGTCGATACTGGGAACGCTCGCGCCGGGGCTTTTCATCTCACTCTTTCCGCCGCATCCGTCTCAGTATCATCTGCTCGAAGCCGTTTCGTGGCTCGGTTTGCTTATGCTGCTTGTCATCACCGGCTTCGAGACCGACCTTGACCTCATCGCCAGTCGTATCGGTCGTGCGACCTCGATTGCCAGCACGAGCATCGTCGTCCCATTCGTTCTCGGGTTCGGTGTCGCGTGGGTGCTTCCATCCACGTTTCTTGCGGCGGAAGGTGACCGATTCGTGTTCAGCCTCTTCATCGCCACCGCACTCAGCATCTCGGCGATTCCGGTCATCGCGAAAATCCTTCTCGACCTCGGCATCATCGAACGGGAAATCAGCCAACTGATCATCACGTCGGGGATGATAGACGACACTGTCGGGTGGATCCTCCTCGCCGTTGTCGCCGGGCTCGCGCGCGGCCAGGGGGAAACCGTAATAACGGCCGCGGGGACGAGTATCTTCTTCCTCGCCGTTTTCCTCCTGCTGGCGTTCACCATCGGTCTCCGATCCGTCGAACGTCTCATTCGGTGGGTCGATAGCACGTTCAATAGCGACCTCGCGCTCGTCACGACGGTCATGATTTTGGCGCTCGGCGTGGGGACGCTCACGCACGCACTCGGACTGGAAGCGGTACTCGGCGCGTTCGTCGTCGGCGTTCTCGTCGGTCGGGTCAAACGCTTCGACCAGGAAGTGCGCCACGTATTCGAGGTCGTCACGCTCGGAATCTTCGCGCCGATATTTTTCGCCATGGCAGGGCTTCGCGTCGATCTGACGGCGCTAGCCGATCCCTCGGTGTTACTCGTCGGAAGCCTGGTGTTGGGGATCGCCACCATCGGCAAGTTCAGCGGCGCGTTCATCGGCGCGCGCCGCGTCGGACTGTCGAACTGGGAGGGGATCGCCATCGGTGCGGGATTGAACGCCCGGGGCGCGCTGGAGATAATCGTCGCGACGGTGGGTCTCAGCCTCGGTGTACTGAACGGGACGATGTACACGATAATCGTCGTCATCGCAATCGTCACGTCGTTGTCGGCACCGCCGATGCTCCGTTTCGCTCTCGATCACGTCGAACTCTCCGAGGAGGAAACGAGACGATTGCGGCACCGAGAGCGGGAGGAACGGAGTTTCCTCGGGACGCTACAGCGCGTCCTCCTTCCGACGCGCTGTAGCGTCCACGCGCAACTCGCGGCGCAGCTGCTCGGTCATCTCGGTCGAAATCGGGACCTCGAAGTAACGAGCATGTACGTCGTCAGGAGCGAACCCAAACAGACGTCCTTCTACGAACGAATACGCGCGTTGTTTTCGACGTACGGCTTCGATACGCCCCGAACTCGAAGTAACGGCGGTGACACCCCATCCGCCGATGTGGGGGAGGACACCGTCGCGGAGAGCTGTCTCGACCTCACGACTCGACAGCTGTCGCTTCCGGAATCGGCGACCAGTACCCAGATCCGCCGCACGCGAGGGCCGGTAAGTGAAGCCGTCGTCGGGGAACTTCACCGCGGGTACGACCTCCTCGCGTTGGGAATGGGAACCGGAGGTGAAGCGAGGGGCGGACGTGACGGGAGCGGACGACCACTGTTCGAACTGGGTATCGAGGACGTGCTTCGAGCCACGCCGACCCCGATCATGGCCGTGAATGCGAACATCCAGAACGAGCGCCGGCCGCTCGATCCGGTTCCGATCCGACGAATCCTCGTTCCGACGGTCGGAACCGAGTACAGTCGTCACGCGGCCGAAATCGCCTTCGAAATCGCACTCGACTGCAACGCGCTCGTAGAAATCGTTCACGTCGTCGACCTTCGGCGGCTCCGTGAACTGTTCGTCGGCGAAGCGGACGTGTCCGATGCGGTCGATATCGGCGCGGAAATCGTCGACAGGGAGGCGACACTCGGCCAACAGCTCGGCGCGGAGGTGTTGACCGACGTCCTCGTGAGCGAGCAACCGGAGCGCACAATAATCGAACGAGCGGCGGCGAACGAGGCCGACCTCATCGTGCTCGGGAGTGAACTCCGGTCCCTCTCACGGCGCGCGTTCTTCGGCTATCCGGTCGAGTACGTGCTGAAAAACGCACCGTGTTCAGTCGCGGTCGTCAGTTCTCGATAG
- a CDS encoding maleate cis-trans isomerase family protein, producing MFGWRARLGVIVPSSNTTVEGEFEQTISDGASLHAARMPLESVTVEELDSMADDAVSCADRLSHANVDVVAYACTTGSLLHGKGFDSDLEASLSETAGVPAVATALSVKRALRALGAERIVVVTPYTDELNDREESYLDETGFDVVELDGRGIEANTGIGSLRPEDAYRQVRAVVSALDVDSDSATDSESVAESVDAVFVSCTNYRTFPAIEPLESDLGIPVVTSNQATLWDALRAAEVADEIPGQLGDHDRA from the coding sequence ATGTTCGGTTGGCGCGCTCGTCTCGGCGTTATCGTTCCGTCCTCGAACACGACGGTCGAAGGCGAGTTCGAGCAGACGATATCCGACGGGGCGAGTCTGCACGCGGCACGGATGCCGCTCGAATCGGTTACCGTCGAAGAACTGGATTCGATGGCGGACGACGCCGTTTCCTGTGCAGACCGACTGTCCCACGCAAACGTCGATGTCGTCGCCTACGCCTGTACGACCGGAAGCCTCCTACACGGGAAGGGCTTCGACAGCGACCTCGAAGCGTCGCTGTCGGAAACAGCGGGTGTTCCCGCCGTGGCTACCGCACTGTCGGTCAAGCGCGCGTTGCGGGCACTCGGTGCCGAGCGAATTGTGGTCGTCACCCCCTACACCGACGAACTGAACGACCGGGAGGAGTCGTATCTGGACGAGACCGGCTTCGATGTGGTCGAATTGGACGGTCGAGGGATCGAAGCAAACACGGGAATCGGGTCGCTAAGGCCGGAGGACGCCTATCGACAGGTTCGAGCGGTCGTTTCGGCACTGGACGTTGATTCGGATTCGGCGACTGATTCCGAATCAGTCGCCGAATCCGTGGACGCCGTCTTCGTCTCCTGTACGAACTACCGGACGTTTCCGGCGATAGAACCGCTGGAAAGCGACCTCGGGATTCCGGTCGTGACGAGTAATCAGGCGACGCTCTGGGACGCGCTTCGAGCGGCCGAGGTTGCAGATGAGATTCCGGGACAGTTGGGAGACCACGACCGTGCCTGA
- a CDS encoding winged helix-turn-helix transcriptional regulator: MSTESAEKGVCCVVESFEQIGSQWRLVVLHDLQEGEKRFNELKRSTGASSRTLSRVLDDLGEMGFVSRRTEADAPIATYYSLSEKGHSLSPVFEEIENWAEEWL; the protein is encoded by the coding sequence ATGTCCACGGAATCAGCTGAAAAAGGCGTCTGCTGTGTCGTCGAATCGTTCGAACAAATCGGGTCACAGTGGCGACTTGTCGTCCTCCACGACCTTCAAGAGGGGGAAAAACGGTTCAACGAACTCAAGCGCTCTACGGGAGCGAGTTCTCGAACGCTTTCGCGCGTATTGGATGACCTCGGCGAGATGGGGTTCGTCAGCCGGAGAACCGAAGCCGACGCGCCGATTGCGACCTACTACAGTTTGAGCGAGAAGGGACACTCCCTGAGTCCGGTGTTCGAAGAGATCGAAAACTGGGCCGAAGAGTGGCTTTAG
- a CDS encoding glycoside hydrolase 5 family protein: protein MSRRVGRRQFLAGIGASAGGFPTIAGSTSTFGTSSPDRHGKKRRTAVNLPPDTDAPVDVRGAIYIPARAFNRYQMWRDYDPAVIERDLGYADSVNLNAIRTWMSYEYWLENPVRHREALEHFLDTADSYGMRVLLGLFDSVGREPTYENLINEDPRTAVQAFSPSTRTMAEKALWDNPRDFIVWFMERYRNDERLLAIELTNEPGWNQKDVRFFREMSKTLTLYQGELPLTVGSTSLANNTDYLDWGMDILQFHYNFARSPELYERVLRQANHIQDKIGAPVWLSEWQRIRPGDSFFAEVSGEAAVPDYASLAPTIQRSGIGNFFWSLMIKPAFSLYLRKHGVLNGLFHEDGAVWDLDDARSIKAMSGKPDYEGEERTEYPDWAEVVKKKKTIAPGDEQPE from the coding sequence ATGAGCAGACGAGTTGGTCGCCGTCAGTTTCTCGCAGGAATCGGTGCGAGTGCTGGCGGATTTCCCACTATCGCGGGAAGCACATCGACGTTCGGAACCTCCAGTCCGGATCGACACGGAAAAAAGCGCCGAACTGCGGTCAATCTCCCGCCGGATACCGACGCTCCGGTGGACGTTCGTGGCGCGATATACATCCCGGCACGAGCGTTCAACCGATACCAGATGTGGCGGGACTACGACCCGGCAGTTATCGAACGTGACTTGGGATATGCCGACAGTGTCAATCTGAACGCCATCCGGACGTGGATGAGTTACGAATACTGGCTCGAAAATCCGGTACGACACCGGGAAGCACTGGAACACTTTCTGGACACCGCCGACAGTTACGGGATGCGCGTCCTCCTCGGCCTGTTCGACAGCGTCGGGCGAGAACCAACCTACGAAAACCTCATCAACGAGGACCCGCGAACCGCAGTCCAGGCGTTCTCACCCTCGACGAGGACGATGGCGGAGAAAGCCCTGTGGGACAACCCGCGCGATTTCATCGTCTGGTTCATGGAGCGCTATCGCAACGACGAGCGACTGTTGGCCATCGAGCTGACCAACGAACCCGGGTGGAACCAGAAGGATGTCCGCTTCTTCCGTGAAATGTCGAAGACGCTCACGCTGTATCAGGGCGAACTGCCGCTGACCGTAGGGTCAACCAGTCTGGCGAACAACACCGACTATCTCGACTGGGGAATGGATATTCTTCAGTTCCACTACAACTTCGCGCGTTCGCCCGAGCTCTACGAGCGCGTGCTTCGACAGGCAAACCACATCCAAGACAAGATCGGTGCACCAGTATGGCTCTCGGAATGGCAGCGAATCCGGCCCGGCGATTCGTTCTTCGCCGAGGTGTCCGGCGAAGCCGCAGTTCCTGACTACGCATCGCTCGCGCCGACGATTCAACGATCGGGCATCGGGAACTTCTTCTGGTCGCTGATGATCAAACCGGCGTTTTCGCTCTACCTCCGCAAACACGGCGTACTCAACGGGCTGTTCCACGAGGATGGGGCCGTCTGGGATCTGGACGATGCGCGAAGCATCAAAGCCATGTCCGGGAAGCCGGACTACGAGGGTGAAGAACGGACGGAGTACCCCGACTGGGCCGAGGTCGTCAAGAAAAAGAAAACGATCGCACCGGGTGACGAACAACCAGAATAA
- a CDS encoding cytochrome b family protein, whose protein sequence is MGSQNDTDKELRTDGSLIVPPDDETPTWLERKQRTQGLARLTYEYFERARYEDEQLRQESSYIERDVLAFPMWPHEMIRNLSIVSFFVGMILLLSATLPPHLGEPADPSSTPLIILPDWYLYWSFGLLKLGPLNPELAILGDDKLMADRTFGVIANIVVVGVIALVPFLNKGSARRPVEEPFWAAVGVFGVIFAIMISAYSVQNLVPIDSHLLFDLTMLLPFIGGIITYAVLKAMREGYMFELNRRYYRLRPPR, encoded by the coding sequence ATGGGCTCTCAGAACGACACGGACAAGGAGCTACGGACGGACGGTTCGCTCATCGTTCCTCCGGACGATGAGACGCCGACGTGGCTCGAACGAAAACAACGGACACAGGGGCTCGCTCGACTGACGTACGAGTACTTCGAACGCGCTCGCTACGAAGACGAACAGCTTCGACAGGAATCCAGCTACATCGAGCGTGACGTACTGGCGTTCCCGATGTGGCCACACGAGATGATTCGCAATCTCTCGATCGTGAGCTTCTTCGTCGGAATGATACTGCTCCTCTCGGCGACGCTTCCGCCCCACCTCGGCGAACCGGCGGACCCGAGTTCGACGCCGCTGATAATCCTGCCCGACTGGTATCTGTACTGGTCGTTCGGGCTGCTGAAACTCGGCCCGCTGAACCCTGAACTCGCCATCCTCGGCGACGACAAACTCATGGCCGACCGAACGTTCGGCGTCATCGCGAACATCGTCGTGGTCGGCGTCATCGCGCTGGTTCCGTTCTTGAACAAGGGGAGCGCCCGGCGACCGGTCGAAGAGCCGTTTTGGGCCGCAGTCGGCGTGTTCGGCGTCATCTTCGCCATCATGATCAGCGCCTACTCGGTGCAGAATCTCGTCCCCATCGACTCGCACCTGCTCTTCGACCTCACGATGTTGCTTCCGTTCATCGGTGGGATCATCACCTACGCGGTGCTCAAGGCGATGCGGGAAGGATATATGTTCGAACTCAACCGGCGCTACTATAGACTGCGCCCGCCGCGATAA
- a CDS encoding right-handed parallel beta-helix repeat-containing protein, which produces MVSIDSSSAGRKFLLVAPLILLVVLTLAVDFVELGPHDNQAGPNSGQANALSHCRTISQPGEYTLTDDFGGATGLASSCIVINSSDVLINGSGHTIKGRGVTDTTGILVNNESGLSNVTIHSVRVEQWNRAIHLRNASDVTIRNASTARSSTGITVWNGTDVTVKNTWVARNLFGVVVDNRSQQVNLTKARYHKNFAANSTRGTGEV; this is translated from the coding sequence ATGGTCTCCATCGACTCGTCGTCTGCCGGGCGAAAGTTTCTCCTCGTCGCCCCATTGATACTTCTCGTCGTATTGACTCTCGCCGTCGATTTCGTGGAACTCGGTCCGCACGATAATCAAGCCGGACCGAACTCGGGCCAGGCGAATGCACTCTCCCACTGTCGGACAATTTCGCAACCGGGGGAGTATACCCTCACCGATGACTTCGGCGGTGCAACCGGGTTGGCGAGCAGTTGCATCGTGATAAATTCGAGTGACGTTCTGATAAACGGATCCGGTCACACCATCAAAGGACGAGGCGTCACTGACACCACGGGAATTCTCGTCAACAACGAATCAGGGCTATCAAACGTGACGATTCACTCCGTTCGGGTCGAACAGTGGAATCGCGCGATCCATCTCAGAAACGCCTCGGATGTGACGATTCGGAACGCGAGCACGGCCCGGAGTTCGACCGGCATCACGGTCTGGAACGGAACCGACGTCACCGTGAAAAACACGTGGGTCGCTCGCAACCTGTTCGGCGTCGTTGTGGATAATCGAAGCCAGCAGGTGAACCTCACTAAGGCGCGGTATCACAAGAATTTCGCCGCGAACAGCACGCGCGGAACGGGCGAGGTGTAG
- the hemH gene encoding ferrochelatase, whose product MTTGVVVLNFGEPAEPTRQNVLDYLERIFMNNADLEGDTTEEEALDRSQQLAERRAPGLIEEYEEIGGSPLDPQAKAQADALQTEFDERNLDAKTYVGMQFTEPFIANAVAQAHEDDVDQIVGLPVYPLCGASTTVASLEELTDAVAELNWDVPVHEITGWHKHPTYNRIRASNIQQYADEQGLDLADEDTELVFSAHGTPTHYLDEGSRYDVYVDEFCDVMASELGVESYSIGFQNHGNRKIPWTEPEVEDVVTEIDAERVVIEPISFMHEQSETLSELDDELREEAEEVSLDFYRVPVPHDDKRFSDVLADLVEPFVADFDPSYYQFRQCHCKDTPGAMCLNAPFNR is encoded by the coding sequence ATGACAACCGGCGTCGTCGTGCTCAACTTCGGAGAACCGGCGGAACCGACGCGACAAAACGTTCTCGACTATCTAGAGCGCATTTTTATGAACAACGCCGATTTGGAAGGCGATACTACCGAAGAAGAGGCACTCGACCGCTCCCAGCAACTCGCCGAACGACGTGCTCCAGGACTCATCGAGGAGTACGAGGAAATCGGTGGGTCCCCGCTTGATCCACAGGCGAAAGCACAAGCGGACGCACTACAGACCGAATTCGACGAGCGAAATCTCGATGCGAAAACCTACGTCGGCATGCAGTTTACCGAACCATTCATCGCCAATGCGGTTGCGCAGGCACACGAGGACGACGTTGACCAAATCGTCGGGCTGCCGGTGTATCCTCTCTGTGGTGCGTCGACGACGGTCGCCTCACTGGAGGAGTTGACCGACGCAGTCGCCGAATTGAACTGGGACGTACCGGTGCACGAGATAACTGGCTGGCACAAACATCCGACGTACAACCGAATTCGGGCGAGCAATATTCAGCAGTATGCCGACGAACAGGGGCTCGATTTGGCGGACGAAGACACGGAATTGGTCTTCTCGGCACACGGAACACCGACCCACTACCTCGACGAAGGGAGTCGCTACGACGTCTACGTCGATGAGTTTTGCGACGTGATGGCCAGCGAACTTGGCGTCGAATCGTACTCGATCGGCTTCCAAAACCACGGCAACCGAAAGATTCCGTGGACCGAACCCGAAGTCGAGGACGTGGTCACCGAAATCGACGCCGAGCGCGTCGTAATCGAACCAATCAGTTTCATGCACGAGCAGAGCGAGACGCTGTCGGAGTTGGACGACGAGCTCCGAGAAGAGGCCGAAGAAGTCAGTCTCGACTTCTATCGGGTCCCGGTACCCCACGACGACAAGCGGTTTTCAGACGTGCTCGCTGACCTCGTGGAGCCGTTCGTCGCGGATTTCGACCCGTCCTACTATCAGTTCCGCCAGTGTCACTGCAAAGACACCCCGGGCGC
- a CDS encoding hydantoinase/oxoprolinase family protein, whose protein sequence is MGGDTRVGVDVGGTFTDVVLLMPDDELVTAKVPSTDDQSVGVISGIEKACEEAGIDPSDVDVFTHAMTVSVNALLEENGAETALVTTEGFRDVLEIGRQARPDLYDVNVDKPAPLVPRRRRFEVEERTAIVGVRVAPDEDEIREIARNVRDCDAESVAVALLHAYQHPENEQIVTEILREELDVPVSASHEVLAEFREYERTSTTVVDAYVTPAIDAYIGRLEERAETLGVPVPRIMQANGGIAPASTVREHAVTTTMSGPAAGVVGAAETATGDLDGLVTFDMGGTSSDVSLVRDGEVERTTNAEINGRPIKTPMVDVNTVGAGGGSIAWVDAGGALRVGPQSSGANPGPACYGRGGTKPTVTDANVVLGYIGGSSALGGELELDVEAAHDALSRLADEAGLDSALDAARGVFRVANANMTRAIRSVTVERGHDPRGFGLVAFGGAGPMHAAALAEGLDMDSVVVPHACGVLSAYGLLAAAEKHDSVRTLRSHLSGITLESIETTYDGLTEDVLADVENPNDAIVRRAADLRYVGQSFELTVPVGESFDAEAVAGRFAEAHENTYGYTMDDPIELVNLRATAVVERESLSVSYRTAGGARKGTREVFFGEQFHEAPVFDRVGLDEGQTVEGPAILEQNESTVVVPPAWSGTVQVDGTLTLSGGDDE, encoded by the coding sequence ATGGGCGGCGATACACGCGTCGGTGTCGATGTGGGGGGCACCTTCACAGACGTGGTTCTCCTCATGCCCGACGACGAGCTCGTGACGGCGAAAGTCCCGAGCACGGACGACCAGAGCGTCGGCGTCATCTCCGGCATCGAAAAAGCCTGCGAGGAGGCCGGAATCGACCCGAGCGACGTGGACGTGTTCACCCACGCGATGACGGTTTCCGTCAACGCGCTGCTCGAAGAGAACGGCGCGGAGACGGCCCTCGTGACCACGGAGGGATTCCGCGACGTGCTCGAAATCGGGCGGCAGGCCCGACCGGACCTCTACGACGTGAACGTGGACAAACCCGCACCGCTCGTTCCGCGACGGCGCAGGTTCGAAGTGGAGGAGCGAACCGCGATCGTCGGCGTCCGAGTCGCCCCGGACGAGGACGAGATCCGCGAAATCGCACGTAACGTTCGCGACTGCGACGCGGAAAGCGTCGCAGTCGCGCTTCTGCACGCCTATCAACATCCAGAGAACGAGCAGATCGTTACCGAAATCCTCCGCGAGGAACTCGACGTTCCGGTCTCCGCGTCACACGAAGTGCTCGCGGAGTTTCGCGAATACGAGCGTACATCGACGACGGTCGTCGATGCCTACGTCACGCCAGCGATCGACGCCTACATCGGTCGGTTGGAGGAGCGTGCGGAAACCCTCGGCGTACCCGTCCCACGAATCATGCAAGCCAACGGCGGCATCGCCCCGGCCAGCACCGTGCGCGAACATGCCGTGACCACGACGATGTCCGGCCCCGCCGCGGGCGTCGTCGGCGCGGCGGAAACCGCCACCGGGGACCTCGACGGACTGGTCACGTTCGACATGGGTGGCACGTCGAGCGACGTGAGCCTCGTTCGTGACGGCGAGGTCGAACGAACGACGAACGCGGAGATCAACGGCCGACCCATCAAAACCCCGATGGTGGACGTGAACACAGTCGGAGCAGGTGGCGGGTCGATCGCGTGGGTTGACGCCGGAGGCGCGCTCCGAGTCGGACCGCAGTCGTCCGGGGCGAACCCCGGCCCGGCCTGTTACGGACGGGGCGGAACGAAGCCCACGGTCACTGACGCGAACGTCGTCCTCGGCTACATCGGCGGGAGTTCGGCGCTCGGCGGCGAACTCGAACTCGACGTGGAAGCGGCCCACGATGCCCTCTCCCGACTGGCCGACGAAGCCGGACTCGATAGCGCGCTCGACGCCGCACGCGGCGTCTTCCGGGTCGCCAACGCGAATATGACGCGAGCGATTCGGTCCGTCACGGTCGAACGAGGCCACGACCCCCGCGGATTCGGCCTCGTCGCGTTCGGCGGCGCAGGACCGATGCACGCCGCCGCGCTGGCGGAGGGGTTGGATATGGACTCAGTCGTCGTCCCGCACGCCTGCGGGGTCCTGTCGGCTTACGGCCTGCTCGCCGCCGCCGAAAAACACGACTCGGTTCGAACCCTCCGAAGCCACCTCTCGGGAATCACACTGGAGTCGATCGAAACGACGTACGACGGCCTTACGGAGGACGTGCTGGCGGACGTGGAGAATCCGAACGATGCCATCGTTCGTCGCGCCGCGGACCTTCGATACGTGGGCCAGAGCTTCGAACTCACCGTTCCGGTCGGCGAATCGTTCGACGCGGAGGCCGTCGCTGGTCGCTTCGCCGAGGCGCACGAGAACACGTACGGCTACACGATGGACGACCCAATAGAACTCGTGAACCTCCGCGCGACGGCAGTCGTCGAGCGCGAATCGTTGTCTGTCTCCTATCGGACCGCGGGCGGTGCGAGAAAGGGAACCCGCGAGGTCTTCTTCGGCGAGCAGTTCCACGAGGCCCCCGTGTTCGACCGCGTCGGGCTCGACGAGGGGCAGACGGTCGAGGGACCCGCTATCCTCGAACAGAACGAGAGCACCGTCGTCGTTCCCCCAGCATGGAGTGGCACGGTACAGGTGGATGGAACCCTCACGCTCTCCGGAGGTGACGACGAATGA
- a CDS encoding hydantoinase B/oxoprolinase family protein → MSDENHTGFEDDIDPVTLEIMRNQFESVAEEMGQVLITSSYSPNIKERRDCSTALFDAEGRLVAQAEHIPVHLGAMPAAVTTVLRYDPQPGDVFVLNDPFEGGTHLPDVTMVSPITIDDEILGYAVSRAHHADVGGMTPGSMPAGAREIYQEGIRLPPVRLVNGGEVNDDVMNLLLANVRNPGERRADIRAQIAANERAENRLGDLVSEHGHERVVAAFDAVMEYSHDRISAELADLPDGTYTARDVMEGDGVVDDEIPIEVTVTVDGERIEVDFAGTAEQVAGNVNAPLAVAKSAVYFVIRCVTDPEIPPNQGCYDPISVSVPDGSLLNPRPPAAVVGGNVETSQRVTDVVFTAFAEAAPDRVPAQGQGTMNNLTIGSRDGGEDGFTYYETIAGGFGGRPTKDGMDGVQVGMTNTLNTPVEALEAEYPLFVEEYGLREDSGGRGKHRGGLGVVRSVTVEADATVSLLTERRRVAPRGIAGGDDGEPGENRIAGTVVPAKTTRDVPAGTTITVATPGGGGHGLADERDPEEIERDRADGKMEWDE, encoded by the coding sequence ATGAGCGACGAAAACCACACCGGTTTCGAGGACGACATCGACCCTGTGACGCTCGAGATCATGCGCAATCAGTTCGAGAGCGTCGCGGAGGAGATGGGACAAGTGCTCATCACTTCGTCGTACTCGCCGAACATCAAGGAGCGACGGGACTGCTCGACCGCGTTGTTCGATGCCGAGGGCAGACTCGTCGCGCAGGCGGAACACATTCCGGTTCACCTCGGCGCGATGCCCGCGGCAGTGACGACGGTACTACGATACGACCCTCAACCGGGCGACGTGTTCGTGCTGAACGACCCGTTCGAGGGTGGCACGCACCTCCCCGACGTAACGATGGTTTCCCCCATCACCATCGACGATGAAATCCTTGGCTACGCCGTCTCCCGGGCACACCACGCCGACGTCGGCGGGATGACCCCCGGAAGCATGCCCGCCGGGGCGCGTGAGATATATCAGGAGGGAATCCGACTGCCGCCGGTCAGACTCGTGAACGGCGGGGAGGTAAACGACGACGTGATGAACCTCCTGCTCGCGAACGTCCGGAACCCCGGCGAGCGCAGGGCGGACATCCGTGCACAAATCGCGGCCAACGAACGGGCGGAGAACCGACTCGGCGACCTCGTGAGCGAACACGGACACGAACGCGTCGTCGCCGCTTTCGACGCCGTGATGGAGTATTCACACGACCGCATCAGCGCCGAACTGGCCGACCTTCCGGATGGAACCTACACCGCACGAGACGTGATGGAAGGCGACGGGGTCGTCGATGACGAGATACCCATCGAGGTGACGGTGACGGTCGATGGCGAGCGAATCGAGGTCGATTTCGCCGGGACCGCAGAACAAGTGGCCGGAAACGTGAACGCGCCGCTCGCGGTCGCGAAAAGCGCAGTCTACTTCGTCATTCGGTGTGTGACAGACCCCGAAATTCCACCGAATCAAGGCTGTTACGACCCGATTTCCGTGTCGGTTCCGGATGGATCGCTGTTGAACCCGCGACCTCCTGCAGCGGTCGTCGGGGGGAACGTCGAAACCAGCCAACGGGTGACGGACGTAGTGTTCACCGCGTTCGCGGAGGCCGCCCCGGACCGGGTCCCGGCACAGGGACAGGGGACGATGAACAACCTCACCATCGGGAGCCGAGACGGTGGCGAGGACGGCTTTACCTACTACGAGACCATCGCGGGCGGGTTCGGCGGACGACCGACGAAGGACGGAATGGACGGCGTACAAGTCGGGATGACGAACACGTTGAACACGCCGGTCGAGGCCCTCGAAGCCGAGTACCCGCTGTTCGTGGAGGAGTACGGACTCCGCGAAGACAGCGGCGGACGCGGCAAGCATCGGGGTGGTCTCGGCGTCGTTCGCTCGGTTACTGTCGAAGCGGACGCAACGGTGTCGCTGCTGACGGAGCGACGCCGTGTCGCGCCGCGAGGAATCGCGGGGGGCGACGACGGCGAACCGGGCGAGAACCGAATCGCGGGGACGGTCGTTCCGGCGAAGACGACGCGCGACGTGCCCGCCGGAACGACGATTACGGTCGCCACACCTGGTGGTGGCGGCCACGGACTCGCGGACGAACGTGACCCCGAGGAGATCGAACGTGACCGCGCCGACGGGAAGATGGAGTGGGACGAATGA